One Cucumis sativus cultivar 9930 chromosome 1, Cucumber_9930_V3, whole genome shotgun sequence DNA segment encodes these proteins:
- the LOC101213675 gene encoding LOW QUALITY PROTEIN: phosphoenolpyruvate carboxylase kinase 1 (The sequence of the model RefSeq protein was modified relative to this genomic sequence to represent the inferred CDS: inserted 1 base in 1 codon; deleted 1 base in 1 codon), whose protein sequence is MADMIVNSQYQILEELXRGRFGIITRCFCPISNKFFACKTISKNDLNDETDKECLVKEPKIMALLPSHPNILQLIDVLENDHYLCLISDLCESLSLYDRIIRRPFSESEAAVVMKQLLQALAHCHSHGVVHRDVKPDNVLFDSRNNLKLIDFGSAEWCDEDGFMYGVVGTPYYVAPEVLRGSEYGRKVDVWSAGVILYTMLAGFPPFYGESAAEVFEAVLRGNLRFPTRVFRSVSSAAKDLMKKMICRDVSRRFSAEQALRHPWILSGGEATSSVE, encoded by the exons ATGGCCGACATGATCGTCAACAGCCAATACCAAATCCTCGAGGAGC GAAGAGGAAGGTTCGGAATCATCACTCGTTGCTTTTGTCCAATCTCCAACAAGTTCTTCGCCTGCAAAACCATCTCTAAAAACGATCTCAACGATGAAACTGACAAAGAATGCCTTGTCAAAGAACCCAAAATCATGGCACTTCTCCCTTCCCATCCCAACATTCTTCAGTTAATCGACGTTCTCGAGAATGACCATTACCTCTGCTTGATTTCCGACCTCTGCGAATCCCTCTCCCTTTACGATCGGATCATCCGTCGTCCCTTTTCCGAATCCGAAGCTGCCGTCGTCATGAAGCAGCTTCTCCAAGCCCTCGCCCACTGTCATTCTCATGGCGTCGTTCAT CGCGATGTCAAGCCTGACAATGTGCTCTTCGATTCCAGGAACAATTTGAAACTCATCGATTTCGGATCGGCTGAGTGGTGTGATGAAGATGGATTTATGTACGGTGTCGTCGGAACGCCTTATTACGTTGCGCCGGAAGTTTTGAGAGGATCTGAGTACGGTCGGAAGGTCGACGTCTGGAGCGCCGGTGTGATTCTTTACACGATGTTGGCCGGATTTCCCCCGTTCTACGGTGAATCTGCGGCGGAGGTCTTTGAGGCTGTTCTTAGAGGAAATCTCAGATTTCCGACTAGGGTTTTTAGGTCGGTTTCTTCAGCGGCTAAGGAtctgatgaagaagatgatctGTCGAGATGTTTCTAGAAGATTCTCAGCCGAACAAGCTCTCA GACACCCATGGATATTGAGTGGAGGAGAAGCAACATCTTCAGTTGAATAA